In a genomic window of Muntiacus reevesi chromosome 1, mMunRee1.1, whole genome shotgun sequence:
- the PEAR1 gene encoding platelet endothelial aggregation receptor 1 isoform X1: protein MSPPLRALLLALELGLAATLNPKDPNTCSFWESFTTTTKESHSRPFSLLPSEPCDRPWESLHSCPRPTVVYRTVYRQVVKTEHRLRLQCCRGFYESRGACVPLCAQECVHGRCVAPNRCQCVQDWRGDDCSSACAPGVWGPKCDQPCNCGNGSSCDPKSGVCSCPSGLQPPHCLQPCAPGRYGPACQFSCQCHGAPCNPETGACLCPPERTGPSCEVSCSPGSAGFSCPSAPPCQNGGVFQASQDSCSCPPGWTGTICSLPCPEGFHGPNCSQECRCHNGGLCDRFTGQCRCAPGYTGDRCREECPVGRFGQDCAETCDCAPGARCFPANGACLCEHGFTGDRCAERLCPDGLYGLSCQEPCTCDPEHSLSCHPMSGECSCLPGWAGLHCNESCPQDTHGPGCQEHCLCLHGGVCQPDSGLCRCAPGYTGPHCASLCPPDTYGVNCSARCSCENAIACSPIDGACVCKEGWQRGNCSVPCPPGTWGFGCNASCQCAHEAACSPQTGACICTPGWHGAHCQLPCPKGQFGEGCASRCDCDHADGCDPVHGHCQCQAGWTGTRCHQPCPEGFWGANCSNICTCKNGGTCIPKNGNCVCAPGFRGPSCQKSCQPGRYGKRCVPCKCANHSSCYPSNGTCYCLAGWTGPDCSQSCPLGHWGANCAQLCQCRHGGTCHPQDGSCFCPPGWTGHLCLEGCSPGMFGANCSQPCQCGPGERCHPETGACVCPPGHSGAPCRIGSQEPFTMMPTSPVAYNSLGAVVGIAVLGSLVVALVALFIGYRHWQKGKEHRHLAVAYSSGRLDGSEYVMPDVPPSYSHYYSNPSYHTLSQCSPNPPPAKKVPGSQLFASLQASERPGGAHGLDNHATLPADWKHRREPPPGPLDRGSSHLDRSYSCSYSNTNGPGPFYSKGPISEEELGASMASLSSENPYATIRDLPSLLGSPRESSYVEMKGPSSGSPPRQLPQLPDSQRRRHPQPQRDSGTYEQPSPLVHDRDSVGSQPPLPPGLPPGHYDSPKNSHIPVHYDLPPVRHPPSPPVRRQDR from the exons ATGTCACCACCCCTGCGGGCCCTCCTCCTGGCCCTGGAGCTGGGGCTGGCTGCCACCCTCAATCCCAAGGACCCCAACACCTGCAGCTTCTGGGAAAG TTTCACCACCACGACCAAGGAGTCGCACTCCCGCCCCTTCAGCCTGCTCCCCTCGGAGCCCTGCGACCGGCCCTGGGAGAGCCTGCATAGCTGCCCCCGGCCCAC AGTTGTCTACCGGACCGTGTACCGCCAGGTGGTGAAGACGGAACACCGGCTGCGCCTGCAGTGCTGCCGGGGCTTCTATGAGAGCCGCGGCGCCTGTGTCC CGCTCTGTGCTCAGGAGTGTGTCCATGGCCGCTGTGTGGCACCCAATCGGTGCCAATGTGTGCAAGACTGGCGGGGTGACGACTGCTCCAGCG CTTGCGCCCCAGGAGTGTGGGGGCCGAAGTGTGACCAGCCCTGCAACTGCGGCAACGGCAGCTCCTGTGACCCCAAGAGTGGGGTATGCTCCTGTCCCTCTGGCCTGCAGCCCCCGCACTGCCTTCAGCCCTGCGCCCCTGGCCGCTATGgccctgcctgccagttcagctGCCAGTGTCATGGGGCACCCTGTAACCCCGAGACCGGAGCCTGCCTCTGCCCCCCAGAGAGAACTGGGCCCAG CTGCGAGGTGTCCTGTTCGCCCGGGAGTGCTGGCTTCTCCTGCCCCAGCGCTCCTCCTTGCCAAAACGGGGGAGTCTTCCAGGCCTCCCAGGATTCCTGCAGCTGCCCACCTGGCTGGACG GGCACCATctgctccctgccctgccccgaGGGCTTCCATGGACCCAACTGCTCCCAGGAATGTCGCTGTCACAACGGAGGCCTCTGCGACCGATTCACCGGGCAGTGTCGCTGTGCTCCGGGATACACGGGGGACCG GTGCCGCGAGGAGTGCCCCGTGGGGCGCTTCGGGCAGGACTGCGCTGAGACGTGCGACTGCGCCCCGGGCGCCCGCTGCTTCCCGGCCAACGGCGCGTGTCTGTGCGAACACGGCTTCACCGGGGACCGCTGCGCCGAGCGCCTCTGCCCCGACGGCCTCTACGGCCTCAGCTGCCAGGAGCCCTGCACCTGCGACCCGGAACACAGCCTCAG CTGCCACCCGATGAGCGGGGAGTGCTCGTGCCTGCCGGGTTGGGCGGGCCTCCACTGCAACGAGAGCTGCCCGCAGGACACGCACGGGCCGGGCTGCCAGGAGCACTGCCTCTGCCTTCACGGCGGCGTCTGCCAGCCCGACAGCGGCCTCTGCCGGTGCGCGCCCGGCTACACG GGACCGCACTGCGCCAGCCTCTGCCCCCCTGACACCTACGGAGTCAACTGCTCCGCACGCTGTTCCTGCGAAAATGCCATCGCCTGCTCGCCCATCGACGGCGCCTGCGTCTGCAAGGAAG GTTGGCAGCGTGGTAACTGCTCTGTGCCCTGCCCGCCGGGAACCTGGGGCTTCGGTTGCAACGCCAGCTGCCAGTGTGCCCATGAGGCAGCCTGCAGCCCCCAGACTGGAGCCTGTATCTGTACCCCTGGGTGGCATGGGGCCCACTGCCAGCTCCCCTGCCCG AAGGGGCAGTTTGGTGAAGGCTGTGCCAGTCGCTGTGACTGTGACCATGCTGATGGCTGCGATCCTGTTCACGGACACTGCCAGTGCCAGGCTGGGTGGACAG GTACCCGCTGCCACCAGCCCTGCCCTGAGGGCTTCTGGGGAGCCAACTGTAGCAACATCTGTACCTGCAAGAACGGGGGCACCTGTATCCCCAAGAACGGCAACTGCGTTTGTGCACCCGGATTCCGAGGCCCCTCCTGCCAGAAGT CCTGTCAGCCTGGGCGCTATGGCAAACGCTGTGTGCCCTGCAAGTGTGCCAACCATTCCTCCTGCTACCCTTCGAATGGGACCTGCtactgcctggctggctggaccGGCCCTGACTGCTCTCAAT CATGCCCTTTGGGACACTGGGGAGCCAACTGTGCCCAGCTCTGCCAGTGTCGCCATGGTGGGACCTGCCACCCCCAGGATGGGAGTTGTTTCTGTCCCCCGGGCTGGACCGGACATCTCTGCTTGGAAG GCTGTTCTCCAGGGATGTTTGGTGCCAACTGCTCCCAACCATGCCAGTGCGGTCCCGGAGAGAGGTGCCACCCAGAGACTGGGGCCTGTGTGTGTCCTCCAGGGCACAGTGGCGCCCCCTGCAGGATCG GGAGCCAGGAGCCGTTCACCATGATGCCCACCTCTCCAGTGGCCTATAACTCGCTCGGGGCAGTGGTTGGCATCGCAGTGCTGGGATCCCTGGTGGTGGCCCTGGTGGCACTGTTCATTGGCTACCGTCACTGGCAGAAAGGCAAGGAGCACCGGCACCTGGCCGTGGCCTACAGCAGCGGGCGACTGGACGGCTCTGAGTATGTCATGCCAG ATGTCCCTCCGAGCTACAGTCACTACTACTCCAACCCCAGCTACCACACCCTGTCACAGTGCTCACCGAACCCCCCGCCTGCTAAGAAG GTTCCAGGCAGTCAGCTCTttgccagcctccaggcctctgAGCGACCAGGTGGAGCCCACGGACTTGATAACCATGCCACGCTACCTGCAGACTGGAAGCACCGCCGGGAGCCCCCGCCAGGGCCTCTGGACAGAG GTAGCAGCCACCTGGACCGAAGCTACAGCTGTAGCTACAGCAACACTAATGGCCCCGGCCCATTCTACAGTAAAG GACCCATCTCTGAAGAGGAGCTGGGGGCCAGCATGGCTTCCCTGAGCAGTGAAAACCCCTATGCCACCATCCGGGACCTGCCCAGCCTGCTAGGGAGCCCCCGGGAGAGCAGCTACGTGGAGATGAAAGGCCCTTCCTCAGGGTCTCCCCCCAGGCAGCTTCCTCAGCTCCCGGACAGCCAGAGACGGCGACACCCCCAGCCACAGAGAGACAGTGGTACCTATGAGCAGCCCAGCCCTCTGGTCCATG ACCGAGACTCTGTGGGGTCCCAGCCCCCACTGCCACCGGGCCTGCCTCCTGGACACTATGACTCTCCCAAGAACAGCCACATCCCTGTACACTACGACTTGCCTCCGGTTCGGcatcccccctcacccccagttCGGCGCCAGGACCGCTGA
- the PEAR1 gene encoding platelet endothelial aggregation receptor 1 isoform X2, which yields MSPPLRALLLALELGLAATLNPKDPNTCSFWESFTTTTKESHSRPFSLLPSEPCDRPWESLHSCPRPTVVYRTVYRQVVKTEHRLRLQCCRGFYESRGACVPLCAQECVHGRCVAPNRCQCVQDWRGDDCSSACAPGVWGPKCDQPCNCGNGSSCDPKSGVCSCPSGLQPPHCLQPCAPGRYGPACQFSCQCHGAPCNPETGACLCPPERTGPSCEVSCSPGSAGFSCPSAPPCQNGGVFQASQDSCSCPPGWTGTICSLPCPEGFHGPNCSQECRCHNGGLCDRFTGQCRCAPGYTGDRCREECPVGRFGQDCAETCDCAPGARCFPANGACLCEHGFTGDRCAERLCPDGLYGLSCQEPCTCDPEHSLSCHPMSGECSCLPGWAGLHCNESCPQDTHGPGCQEHCLCLHGGVCQPDSGLCRCAPGYTGPHCASLCPPDTYGVNCSARCSCENAIACSPIDGACVCKEGWQRGNCSVPCPPGTWGFGCNASCQCAHEAACSPQTGACICTPGWHGAHCQLPCPKGQFGEGCASRCDCDHADGCDPVHGHCQCQAGWTGTRCHQPCPEGFWGANCSNICTCKNGGTCIPKNGNCVCAPGFRGPSCQKSCQPGRYGKRCVPCKCANHSSCYPSNGTCYCLAGWTGPDCSQCCSPGMFGANCSQPCQCGPGERCHPETGACVCPPGHSGAPCRIGSQEPFTMMPTSPVAYNSLGAVVGIAVLGSLVVALVALFIGYRHWQKGKEHRHLAVAYSSGRLDGSEYVMPDVPPSYSHYYSNPSYHTLSQCSPNPPPAKKVPGSQLFASLQASERPGGAHGLDNHATLPADWKHRREPPPGPLDRGSSHLDRSYSCSYSNTNGPGPFYSKGPISEEELGASMASLSSENPYATIRDLPSLLGSPRESSYVEMKGPSSGSPPRQLPQLPDSQRRRHPQPQRDSGTYEQPSPLVHDRDSVGSQPPLPPGLPPGHYDSPKNSHIPVHYDLPPVRHPPSPPVRRQDR from the exons ATGTCACCACCCCTGCGGGCCCTCCTCCTGGCCCTGGAGCTGGGGCTGGCTGCCACCCTCAATCCCAAGGACCCCAACACCTGCAGCTTCTGGGAAAG TTTCACCACCACGACCAAGGAGTCGCACTCCCGCCCCTTCAGCCTGCTCCCCTCGGAGCCCTGCGACCGGCCCTGGGAGAGCCTGCATAGCTGCCCCCGGCCCAC AGTTGTCTACCGGACCGTGTACCGCCAGGTGGTGAAGACGGAACACCGGCTGCGCCTGCAGTGCTGCCGGGGCTTCTATGAGAGCCGCGGCGCCTGTGTCC CGCTCTGTGCTCAGGAGTGTGTCCATGGCCGCTGTGTGGCACCCAATCGGTGCCAATGTGTGCAAGACTGGCGGGGTGACGACTGCTCCAGCG CTTGCGCCCCAGGAGTGTGGGGGCCGAAGTGTGACCAGCCCTGCAACTGCGGCAACGGCAGCTCCTGTGACCCCAAGAGTGGGGTATGCTCCTGTCCCTCTGGCCTGCAGCCCCCGCACTGCCTTCAGCCCTGCGCCCCTGGCCGCTATGgccctgcctgccagttcagctGCCAGTGTCATGGGGCACCCTGTAACCCCGAGACCGGAGCCTGCCTCTGCCCCCCAGAGAGAACTGGGCCCAG CTGCGAGGTGTCCTGTTCGCCCGGGAGTGCTGGCTTCTCCTGCCCCAGCGCTCCTCCTTGCCAAAACGGGGGAGTCTTCCAGGCCTCCCAGGATTCCTGCAGCTGCCCACCTGGCTGGACG GGCACCATctgctccctgccctgccccgaGGGCTTCCATGGACCCAACTGCTCCCAGGAATGTCGCTGTCACAACGGAGGCCTCTGCGACCGATTCACCGGGCAGTGTCGCTGTGCTCCGGGATACACGGGGGACCG GTGCCGCGAGGAGTGCCCCGTGGGGCGCTTCGGGCAGGACTGCGCTGAGACGTGCGACTGCGCCCCGGGCGCCCGCTGCTTCCCGGCCAACGGCGCGTGTCTGTGCGAACACGGCTTCACCGGGGACCGCTGCGCCGAGCGCCTCTGCCCCGACGGCCTCTACGGCCTCAGCTGCCAGGAGCCCTGCACCTGCGACCCGGAACACAGCCTCAG CTGCCACCCGATGAGCGGGGAGTGCTCGTGCCTGCCGGGTTGGGCGGGCCTCCACTGCAACGAGAGCTGCCCGCAGGACACGCACGGGCCGGGCTGCCAGGAGCACTGCCTCTGCCTTCACGGCGGCGTCTGCCAGCCCGACAGCGGCCTCTGCCGGTGCGCGCCCGGCTACACG GGACCGCACTGCGCCAGCCTCTGCCCCCCTGACACCTACGGAGTCAACTGCTCCGCACGCTGTTCCTGCGAAAATGCCATCGCCTGCTCGCCCATCGACGGCGCCTGCGTCTGCAAGGAAG GTTGGCAGCGTGGTAACTGCTCTGTGCCCTGCCCGCCGGGAACCTGGGGCTTCGGTTGCAACGCCAGCTGCCAGTGTGCCCATGAGGCAGCCTGCAGCCCCCAGACTGGAGCCTGTATCTGTACCCCTGGGTGGCATGGGGCCCACTGCCAGCTCCCCTGCCCG AAGGGGCAGTTTGGTGAAGGCTGTGCCAGTCGCTGTGACTGTGACCATGCTGATGGCTGCGATCCTGTTCACGGACACTGCCAGTGCCAGGCTGGGTGGACAG GTACCCGCTGCCACCAGCCCTGCCCTGAGGGCTTCTGGGGAGCCAACTGTAGCAACATCTGTACCTGCAAGAACGGGGGCACCTGTATCCCCAAGAACGGCAACTGCGTTTGTGCACCCGGATTCCGAGGCCCCTCCTGCCAGAAGT CCTGTCAGCCTGGGCGCTATGGCAAACGCTGTGTGCCCTGCAAGTGTGCCAACCATTCCTCCTGCTACCCTTCGAATGGGACCTGCtactgcctggctggctggaccGGCCCTGACTGCTCTCAAT GCTGTTCTCCAGGGATGTTTGGTGCCAACTGCTCCCAACCATGCCAGTGCGGTCCCGGAGAGAGGTGCCACCCAGAGACTGGGGCCTGTGTGTGTCCTCCAGGGCACAGTGGCGCCCCCTGCAGGATCG GGAGCCAGGAGCCGTTCACCATGATGCCCACCTCTCCAGTGGCCTATAACTCGCTCGGGGCAGTGGTTGGCATCGCAGTGCTGGGATCCCTGGTGGTGGCCCTGGTGGCACTGTTCATTGGCTACCGTCACTGGCAGAAAGGCAAGGAGCACCGGCACCTGGCCGTGGCCTACAGCAGCGGGCGACTGGACGGCTCTGAGTATGTCATGCCAG ATGTCCCTCCGAGCTACAGTCACTACTACTCCAACCCCAGCTACCACACCCTGTCACAGTGCTCACCGAACCCCCCGCCTGCTAAGAAG GTTCCAGGCAGTCAGCTCTttgccagcctccaggcctctgAGCGACCAGGTGGAGCCCACGGACTTGATAACCATGCCACGCTACCTGCAGACTGGAAGCACCGCCGGGAGCCCCCGCCAGGGCCTCTGGACAGAG GTAGCAGCCACCTGGACCGAAGCTACAGCTGTAGCTACAGCAACACTAATGGCCCCGGCCCATTCTACAGTAAAG GACCCATCTCTGAAGAGGAGCTGGGGGCCAGCATGGCTTCCCTGAGCAGTGAAAACCCCTATGCCACCATCCGGGACCTGCCCAGCCTGCTAGGGAGCCCCCGGGAGAGCAGCTACGTGGAGATGAAAGGCCCTTCCTCAGGGTCTCCCCCCAGGCAGCTTCCTCAGCTCCCGGACAGCCAGAGACGGCGACACCCCCAGCCACAGAGAGACAGTGGTACCTATGAGCAGCCCAGCCCTCTGGTCCATG ACCGAGACTCTGTGGGGTCCCAGCCCCCACTGCCACCGGGCCTGCCTCCTGGACACTATGACTCTCCCAAGAACAGCCACATCCCTGTACACTACGACTTGCCTCCGGTTCGGcatcccccctcacccccagttCGGCGCCAGGACCGCTGA